A window of Bacteroidota bacterium genomic DNA:
CCGAGTCGTGAATCTCAAAAATGCAATTCCTGCCGCGAGTGCATTCTCAATTCCTGATTAAAGATTCTATCTCATCGACCGTCATTGCATCTTCAACCTTCCACCCGCTGATGGCTTCGCGGCGCAGATCGGTCACGACAGCGCCGGTGCCGAGCGTGACGCCGAGATCGCGTGCCAGCGAGCGAATATACGTGCCCTTCGATACGTGTGTGCGAAATGATGCAAGCGGCAAGTCGACGGTGACGACGCTAGAATTGTGGACAAATATACGGCGCGGTTGGAGCTCGAACTGCTCACCCGCTCTTGCGCGGTGATACACCGGTCTCCCCCTCTGCTTGATGGCACTGTGCATTGGTGGTACCTGATCGTGCTCGCCCACCAGTGCTTCAATCGCGGTGCGGACGGCCTCCTCAGTCAAATTCTCGTCACCGCCGGTAATCTCAATCGGACGTTCCAGATCGAAGCTCGCCGACGTCACGCCAAACCGGATCCCAATCGAATAGATCTTGTCGAGACCGATGAGATCAGCAAGGGACTTGGTCTTACCTCGAGTGGCGAGAATCAGTAGACCCGATGCGAGTGGATCGA
This region includes:
- the truB gene encoding tRNA pseudouridine(55) synthase TruB, which translates into the protein MTILDRSCLALNGSTSPRDEILSESGALLLVDKTYGDTSFSAVNRIRKQISIATGIRKIKCGHAGTLDPLASGLLILATRGKTKSLADLIGLDKIYSIGIRFGVTSASFDLERPIEITGGDENLTEEAVRTAIEALVGEHDQVPPMHSAIKQRGRPVYHRARAGEQFELQPRRIFVHNSSVVTVDLPLASFRTHVSKGTYIRSLARDLGVTLGTGAVVTDLRREAISGWKVEDAMTVDEIESLIRN